One Nostoc sp. CENA543 genomic window, CTAGGCAAATAGAAAGTAATAATATGATGGATGCAGAAACAGTTGCAAAAATCGGTTATCGTGCCTTAATGAAAGGTAAAACTGTGTCTATCCCTGGGTTGAAAAATAAAATGCTGGCAGAAATGGTGAGATTTATCCCCAGAAATTTGGTCACAAAGATTGTGAAAAATATGCAGGAAGTTACTTAACGGGGAACAGGACAGGTTTTGGGCGGGGATTTAAACCCCACCCAATACAAGCGAATGAAAAAGTCCTGCTTGCGGTATCTAAGCCAGAGGTGGTTTTCTCCACGCCAGTTGCTTCTCTTTACCCGTCGGTGCTAGTTCATTTTAGGGAAAAAGGGAATTAAAATCACCAGTAGAAGTCTACAAAAACTACACCGGACATGATCCTAAGTCGATGACTGTAGAATCCCCATGCCTCTAGTCTAGGAAGTCTCAACTAGGCAAAATACGCCTGATGTGAATTAGAAAAACCTTAGATATCCAAAAAATAGCCGATGCTGGGAGCTAATGAGACTCGGTAGGGGCGGGTTAATCAAATATCATGAACAATTAACGATGATTTTGGTGAACCCGCCCCTACAAATGTTTACGGAATTACCCGATTTTAATTCACATTAGACGTAAAATATAAATTTTTAATTAAGTTTATCTTGCTCTCTGCTGTCGAAATCACCGTTGGAAAAGGCTAAATTTGCTATTGTGAAAAATTCAGACTTTCCTTGATGGTTTTGCTGACTGAATTACAGAAGTCAAACAACTTCATGAGGGGTGACAGCTATCTTGGCAACTTTACTGCAATTAGTTAGCCATATCTGCGAAAATCTGTAGCTTAGGATACATAATAGCTGTTTTAAATGCTTTAGTATCTCTCTCTTGGGTAGAATTCTATCTAGAAAAAATAAAAAGCATTCACAATTTTTGGTTTGATTTTCCGGTTATGTAATCAATAACGGGAAAAGGTAACTAGGTTAAGAAAACTCTCAATTCTCACAAATAAAAGTTATTTTGTGTGTGGATAGCCCTGTTAATCGACCCAATTAGGATATTACTAAAAACCGCAAAATTTAGTTTTTAGTGAACATTTAAGGAGTGGAAAAATTACTTTTAACAAGTTTTTAGTAGAAACACTGTGGTAATAATTCCGATACCGATTAACAAAATAGATATAGGCTTCTGGCAAATTACTCAGTTTTGATTTTGCGCTTAACTTCCTAATGAACAGCCACCAGATACCCAAAGCTAAGTTTATGAACACTGGTTAAAGAATTCGTGAAAATTTGATAAAATTGGCAAGTCACCCTGAATGCCACTCAGATCAATTCAAAAATAAGTCGGCTTTTATGTCAAATTGCTGATTTATTTATGATTGGCTTGTGGTGAAAAAATCATTTTGCCAAATGTTGGTTACATAAGTCTTATCAAGAGTAATCACAAAGCAATTCTTGTGAAAAAATCGCAGGATTGTATGAATAATGAACTGTTGAAATGAACTAATTTTCATGATTCAAATCAACACGAATTTTTGACATTGGCAACTTTGAGCTAAATCCAACCAAGAGTTTACACACCAATCTGAAGTTAAACCATGAACCCCTCTTCGCCGTTAAGAGTTTCGGGAGGGCTGAATCAATATGCTAGCAATCAGCCATCTTCCACTCCAGTCGCGCCTATCCTCAAATTGCTGAGGTTAGTTGCAGGGGATACGAGTCTAGTAACGGAGTTTAGCCAAGCTTGGATGGTGCGGGAGTTCCAGCTAGGTGATGAGTTGGCTACCTATAGTTTAGGTGGGGAAGTTGTAGATAGTAATAATATTGTTTCTTTGGTTTGTCAAGGCCGAGTCCGGTTGTTGAGTTTGAATCACAAGTTAGGGCGGGAAGTTTCGACTCAATTATTGTTAGATGGACAAGTTTTTGGGGGAGATTATTTATTTTGGCATCATTGTTTACCATATCGAGCGATCGCAGCAAGTCCTGGTAGTCTGGTGCAAATCTCTGTCACCGAACTAGAACAATGGTTAGAACGTATACCCCAACTAGAAGATTATTTACAGCAGTTAGCTAATGAACGCCAAACGCTAATTTTCTTCAAAAGCTACACTGATTTACACTCACTCAAAAGCACCACACTGCGAGAATTATCACCTTTATTAACCACTAAACAAATCCCCGCCGATACACCTTTATCAACCGCTACACCCCCAGAAGCTGGACGATTTTGGCTAGCGCGTGGTCAAGTCGAGTCTATATCTGTAGGGAGTTTAACCCCGGCGATGGGTGATAGTTGGGGATATCCAGAACTGACACCACCAGACGGGAAGGCGCAAACAGATTTGTTAGTTTACTACCTATCTATAGAAAATTGGGATACAGCCAAGGCTTTAGCACCTAATTTCTGGATTAATCATCATCCAGCCGTAGCAGCCAAACCAGTGGCGAAAACGACGGAGAGTAAAACTAAAATTCTCCTACCGCCAATTACGAATGTGTCAGTGCCGGAAAATCATACACATCATCCCAAAGCAGATAGTGAAGTTGTTAACGAGGAACAGGGAACAGGGAATGGGGAAGAGGGAATTGACTTTCCCCAACAAGAGGTAAAACGCAGGTTTTGGTTTACTTATCCCTTCATTCAGCAACAGAGTTTATCTGATTGTGGGGTGGCTTGTTTGGCGATGATTAGTCAGTATTGGGGTAAACGCTTAAGTTTCCCTACCCTACGTCAGTTAGCCCAAGTGGATAGATTAGGTGCAACTTTAGAAAGTTTAGCCAACACCGCCCAAACTTTGGGTTACGATGTCCTACCAGTCCGCGCTAGTTTAAATAAATTAGAATGGCAAACTAACCCGTGGATTGCCCACTGGCAAGGCATTCACTATATAGTAGTGTGGCAAATTAAAGGCGATCGCATCTTAATTTCTGACCCTGCTTTGGGTAAACGATGGCTAAAACGTGCCAAATTTACGGCAAATTGGACGGGTTATGCTCTGTTATTAAATCCTACTGATGTTTTTTATGCCCTCAAAAGTGAGAAAGTCTCATTAGGTCGCTATGGGCAAATATTGTGGCATTACCGAAAGTTACTCAAGCAAGTTATTCTCGCTTCCCTCTTAATTCAGATATTCGGACTAGCTGCACCTCTTTGTACACAAATTGTTATTGACCAATTCATCCCCAGTAAGAATTTAGATACATTAAATGTCTTCGCCATTGCTTACCTATGTTTAGGGATTTGGCGAAACATCTTAACGGTGCAACATCAATACTTACTTGATTATTTAGCCAGTCGTCTTGACCTCAATCTCATTGGCAGTTTTATTCACTACACCTTGCAATTACCCTTGCAGTTTTTTGCTACTCGTTCCGTAGAAGATATTGTCAGTCGCGTCCAAGAAAATCAAAGAATTCAACAATTTATTACTCGTCGGGCAATTGGTGCAACTATCGATGCTTTGATGGTCATCATTTATCTGGGGTTGATGATTTCCTACAACTGGCAATTAACTTTGTTGGTATTAAGTTGGATTTTAGCGATCGCATTTTTTGCGTTAGGTGTCAGTCCTTATATTAAGCAAGCATCCAGAGAAGTTTGGCAAGAATCCACCGGACAACAAACAGCAATTGTCGATATGATTAGTGGGATTACCACCGTCAAAACCGCCACAGCCGAACGGGGACTGCAAAAGTATTGGGAAGAACGCTTCTTGAAAATGTTAAAAGCGCGGTTGCAGGGACAAAAATTAGCTAATCGGTTACAGCTAACCCGCAGCTTAATTAACCATATCAGTAGCACCCTGATTTTATGGTTTGGGGTGACACTAGTCATGGGAAAACAAATCTCCCTTGGTCAATTTGTCGCCTTTAATCTACTAATTAGTAGTATTACTAACCCAGTTTTAGCCTTGGTGGGATTATGGGATGAATTTCAACAAGTGCTAATTGCAGTCGAAAGACTCAATGATGTGTTTGCAGCCGGTGCAGAAGAAAATCAGCAAACCACACTGTTGGTAATGCCTCCTATTGATGGGGAGGTAAGGTTAGAAAATGTCTCTTTTCACTATCATGACCAACCAGAACGCGAAATTCTGCAAAATATTTCCTTTATTGCCAAACCAGAACAGATTATTGGCATTATCGGCCATAGTGGTGCTGGTAAAACTACTTTAGGTCATGTACTTGCAGGCTTATACACACCCACATCGGGCAAAATCTTCATTGATGATCATGATACAGCCATCATGTCTACCCAATCCCTGCGGAGTCAATTGGGACTAGTATTACAAGATGTGTTTCTGTTTTCTGGGACAATTTTAGAAAACATTACCTTACATGATCCAGAGTTTAGCCGAGAACAAGCCATTGCGGCTGCCAAGTTGGCTAACGCCCATGAGTTTATTCAAGCATTACCTTTTGGTTACGATACAAAAGTTAGTGAAAGGGGTTTAGGGCTTTCCGTAGGACAAAAACAAAAAATTGCGATCGCCCGCACCTTAATTAGAAACCCCAAAATTTTGATTTTGGATGAAGTAACTTTTAACTCCGATATCGAAACCGAAGCCGACTGGCACGATAATTTAGCCCTCATCACTCAAAACCGCACTACATTTATCATCTCTCATCGCGCTGCCAGTGTGCGCCATGCCGACTATATCTTAGTCCTAGACAGAGGCATGATTATTGAGCAAGGCACACACGAACAACTGATGAACATTGCAGGTATTTATCATCAGTTAGCAGCGAGGTAGGGGTTGGGGATTGGGGACTTATCAATTCAAAATTCAAAATTCAAAATTCAAAATTGAAGAGTGATTGGGGACTGGGGACTGGGGACTTGTACTGAGCTTGTCGAAGTATTGGGGACTGGGAGACAAGGTAGATAAGGTAGAAGAACTATCAATAACTAATGACTAATGACTAATGACTCAACATTTTCCCTAAAAGTTTTTTGGATAAATTGAATAATACTGATACTGAATACATATTTGTTCGTTTTTAAAGGCAAATTTTATTTTTATTTTATTTTTGTGTAAATAGATAATTAATAATCATTAAAAAGTGGTCTATATCTACATTCTGCATCAGTTGTCTGCTACCGAATAGTTACGTATCTCCATGCTACTCATTTATTTAGCAAAGACGGTATCTGGCAAATCAATAAGTGACATCACAAGAAAATTAAATTAACGTTATTCTTCCTCTTCTTATCGGCTGCTTACTGCCTCAAAAGCAATTACGATTACATTCAATCAGTGAAAAAGGGTTTGACCCCTCACCCAAAAAGTTATTCAATGAGCTTTTATACAGTATTAATTCTGAATTTTAATTGTTGCTTATAACCCTATTTAGTGGTAAATTTTCTTAGTGGGTTTAAAGTCTCAAATGCACGACGGGCGAGGGGTTAAACCCCTCATTACCTAGTCAAAAGTATTCAATATGAAAAACAGTACAGCAAAAAAATCCACATTGAAAATATTCCGTAAATTTAATGGTTAAAATCCCAGATCCGTAGGTGACATTCATGAAAAAAAATAGTATAAATACGAATATCACACTTGATATATTGAGTATGGATAAATAAGTTTTCAGTAACATACTCAAAAACACTGAAGATGATAAGTATTTTATTCTTATACAGAGGAAAATATCATACAGTGAAAATATCAGGGTTAAGATAATTGGGAAAAGTGACAGTTAAGTACGAAAAACTGTATCTACCAAAATCAGAATTGAGACTTTTGTCTGCTAGTCAAAATCAATGACAAGGAGCAGTTAAAAGATGAAGCCAGATAATGTTTGCCAGGACTTAAAAGTAGTCATTAAAAGGGTAACAATTAGCAGTAGCGATCGCGTTGTCAAATTAACAGCACCTTTGGTAGAAATATCCCAAACTGTAGAAAATGCCACATCTTACATTCAGTTATTTAATACAAAACAGCAAGTATATTTTTGGCAGATGTTATCTGCACTTACTTATCTAAATATCCTTAAAAAATTTACTTTTATTTTTCAAGGTATGAAACAAGACAAGTTTTGCTTCATATCGAAGACACAGCAAGTTTTGTGTGCATTCTCTAATCTAGCTATTTATTCCTGCAATATCTGCTAGTACAGCTTTTTCATTACGTTAATTGAATTGCGATCGGCAAGCTTTAACTGCCGTATCAATCATCACACAGCCAAAGTAGTATTTCTCCAGACAACAACCACTATGAATCAACAGATTACAAGCATCAACAACCCCAACAAAGCAGTTAATCCTCAGCAATTTGACAAAGTAGTTGAAGCAATTTTGGCTGGGAAATATTCTTGGGCTTGTGTTTTAATGCTGCGGATTGCAGGATATAACCCTTTACATTACATTCCCTACCGCACCTATAATCGACTACTCAAAGAAAACTCGGAATCTGGGAGAGTGCAACAATCACATCCAAGTAATGCCACAATGGGTAAATCATCTGAGACGCATACTT contains:
- a CDS encoding ABC transporter transmembrane domain-containing protein, with amino-acid sequence MNPSSPLRVSGGLNQYASNQPSSTPVAPILKLLRLVAGDTSLVTEFSQAWMVREFQLGDELATYSLGGEVVDSNNIVSLVCQGRVRLLSLNHKLGREVSTQLLLDGQVFGGDYLFWHHCLPYRAIAASPGSLVQISVTELEQWLERIPQLEDYLQQLANERQTLIFFKSYTDLHSLKSTTLRELSPLLTTKQIPADTPLSTATPPEAGRFWLARGQVESISVGSLTPAMGDSWGYPELTPPDGKAQTDLLVYYLSIENWDTAKALAPNFWINHHPAVAAKPVAKTTESKTKILLPPITNVSVPENHTHHPKADSEVVNEEQGTGNGEEGIDFPQQEVKRRFWFTYPFIQQQSLSDCGVACLAMISQYWGKRLSFPTLRQLAQVDRLGATLESLANTAQTLGYDVLPVRASLNKLEWQTNPWIAHWQGIHYIVVWQIKGDRILISDPALGKRWLKRAKFTANWTGYALLLNPTDVFYALKSEKVSLGRYGQILWHYRKLLKQVILASLLIQIFGLAAPLCTQIVIDQFIPSKNLDTLNVFAIAYLCLGIWRNILTVQHQYLLDYLASRLDLNLIGSFIHYTLQLPLQFFATRSVEDIVSRVQENQRIQQFITRRAIGATIDALMVIIYLGLMISYNWQLTLLVLSWILAIAFFALGVSPYIKQASREVWQESTGQQTAIVDMISGITTVKTATAERGLQKYWEERFLKMLKARLQGQKLANRLQLTRSLINHISSTLILWFGVTLVMGKQISLGQFVAFNLLISSITNPVLALVGLWDEFQQVLIAVERLNDVFAAGAEENQQTTLLVMPPIDGEVRLENVSFHYHDQPEREILQNISFIAKPEQIIGIIGHSGAGKTTLGHVLAGLYTPTSGKIFIDDHDTAIMSTQSLRSQLGLVLQDVFLFSGTILENITLHDPEFSREQAIAAAKLANAHEFIQALPFGYDTKVSERGLGLSVGQKQKIAIARTLIRNPKILILDEVTFNSDIETEADWHDNLALITQNRTTFIISHRAASVRHADYILVLDRGMIIEQGTHEQLMNIAGIYHQLAAR
- a CDS encoding HetP family heterocyst commitment protein, which codes for MNQQITSINNPNKAVNPQQFDKVVEAILAGKYSWACVLMLRIAGYNPLHYIPYRTYNRLLKENSESGRVQQSHPSNATMGKSSETHTSSSCLSKIKDLAYFEVVGKQKTEIRGGSIDAWFAQKIYETQSIQFDSESLNAGELNLINN